TAAACACCACGTCACCTGGAATAGTGTCACCTTCAAGGGTTTCTAGCGTATCGTTTAGCATTGCCATACCGCGGGCTAAGGTTTTGCTAAACTGCTCTTCCTCTACTCGTAATACTTTTTCAACTACAGGTAACTGATCTACAAGCTCTGGGTAAGCTTCCCCCATTTCTTTGCTTAGTGCCGATGCTAGTTTGTAGAAGAAAATATCGCTGGCACCTAACTGGTAACCATGACGTACAGCACGGCGAATAATACGACGAAGTACATAACCTCGGCCTTCATTAGAAGGCATTACGCCATCACAAATTAGGAAGCTACAAGAACGGATGTGATCAGCGATAACCCGTAAAGATTTATTCTCTAAATCTTCGCTGCCAACAATTGTAGCCGCAGCTTGAATTAGGTTTTGGAATAAGTCGATTTCGTAGTTGCTATGCACGTTTTGCAAAATAGCTGAAATACGCTCAAGCCCCATACCGGTATCGATAGACGGCTTAGGCAATGGTTCCATCGTGCCATCAGCTTGCTTGTTGTATTGCATGAATACCAGGTTCCAGATTTCGATGAAACGATCGCCATCTTCTTCTGGTGTTCCTGGAGGCCCGCCCCAAATATGCGCGCCATGGTCGTAAAATATTTCTGAACACGGACCGCATGGCCCTGTGTCACCCATAGACCAAAAGTTATCTGATGTACTGATACGGATTATCTTTTCTTTGGGTACACCAATGTGGTTTTCCCAAATATCAAAGGCTTCTTCGTCTTCTGAATAAACGGTAACCAGAAGCTTTTCTTTTGGAAGGCCGATTTCTTTTGTTAAGAAATTCCATGCAAACTCAATGGCTTCTTTTTTGAAATAATCACCAAAACTGAAGTTACCTAGCATTTCAAAGAAAGTATGGTGACGGGCGGTATAACCAACGTTTTCTAAATCATTATGCTTACCACCAGCACGAACACAGCGCTGAGAAGAAACTGCACGGGTATAACTGCGTTTTTCCGCACCTAAAAACGTATCTTTAAACTGGTTCATTCCCGCGTTTGTAAAAAGAAGCGTTGGATCATCTGCTGGAACGAGAGACGAGCTAGCCACAGGCTGGTGACCATGACTCTGGAAATAATCTTTAAACTTTTGGCGTAAGTCAGCAGTTGATAATGTCATTGAAAACCTAACTTCCTTAATACATTGAATGAGAATGTGCGGGATTGATGCCACTAGCCGATTAATCCTTAGATTAACCTTTCTAATAAGCGCCTAGCTGTTTATGCATTTCATGCCCTCGCACGGATGTGCGCAACAATACCATGGTTAGCGCTTTTTTGTTAAGCCCATAGCCTGCTCTACTAGTATAAATAAGCCCTTTTATACCCGTTATAAAGGGCATAAATGAATTTTATGCGATTTTTATTCACCTTTGACGGCATATTCAATGTGTTCGCTGTAAAAACCTCGATATTGAAGAAACTGCTTTTGCTTCATCAATAGCTTAAAATCGGTTTCTTTGAAGGGGCCAAATTTTTTGTCTTTAACCCATTTCGCTTTTTCAAACCAGTCAGGTTCTATTTCATCAAGGGCCTGTTCAGCGGCAAGTTCATCCACCCCGTATTGCTGCAAATCGAGTTTAATTTTTCGAGGGCCAGAGCCTTTCATGTACAAAGCACGGGCGCGACTTTCAGCGAACCGCTCGTCACTTTGAATATCCGCCTCCCGAAAGGCTTCCAGTACAGGCATAAACGCCTCACTCTCGATGCCTTTTTGTGCAAGCTTGCGGCAAATCTCTGAAAAGCTATGCTCTCGTCGTGCAAGCATGCGGGTAATCGCGTCGGTAATGAATTTTCTGTCAAATTCTGACATTTTATTAATCGAAACCTTCTTAAAATACTTTTCAATCTCGTTATATTACTATTAATGGTAATCTTTAGCGTCGTTGAACGAAAGTGAATAAAGTAAACGTAAGCATGGAATATAAGGTAAAAGTTGTTAGTGCGGTGTCGGATGTTCCCCAAGCTACATGGGATGCGCTTGCAGAAGGCGAAGGCCCATTTTTACGTTACGACTTTTTAAATGCGCTAGAACAAAGTGCGTGCTGCGATGAAGCGTCAGGCTGGTTCCCGCAACATCTTGTCATTGAACAAGCGCAAACGACTGACCAGGCGGCTATTAACAAGGATGCGTGCCCTTCGTCTGTTGAAAGCACGGTAATAGCCATTATACCCGGCTATTTAAAGACACACAGTTACGGCGAGTACGTGTTTGATCATTCATGGGCAAATGCCTACCACCAGCACGGTATTCCTTATTACCCTAAATGGGTTGCTGCTATTCCTTTTACGCCAGTCTCTGGTTCGCGAATACTAACGCATGAAAAGGCGCCCTTTAGTGACGCGCTTTTAGCCCTTATTTCTCAAACCGTGCAGTCCATGGGCGAAGAAGCCGTCTCTTCCTGTCATTGGCTATTTACTAATAGCCTCACTCAAGCGTTACTCGCTAATCATTCAGGCTTGCTCACCCGCTACGCCGTTCAATTTCAATGGCACAATTACCAATATACCAATTTCGACAGTTTTTTGAATGCGCTAACATCACGCAAGCGCCGAGACATGAAAAAAACACAGCGAAAGCTTGTTGAACAAGGCATTCGCTACCATCATTTAACCGGCAGTGAAATAACCGATGAGGTCATCGACTTTTTCTTGCAGTGTTATCAAGCAACGTATTTAAAGCGCAGCGGGCATACAGGCTACTTAAACGAGACGTTTTTTCGGCAGTTGCGTAACACCATGGCCAAGAACATGCTTATTGTCACGGCTTACAAACATGACTCTCCTATCGCCAGCGCTTTGTTCTTTTTTGATGATACAGGCTTATATGGCAGATATTGGGGCGCGTTAGAGGAAGTCAGCGGCTTACATTTTGCGTGCTGTTATTTTGAGGGTATTGCTTTTGCGATTGAAAAAAAGCTTCCACTTTTTAACCCTGGCACCCAAGGCGAACATAAAATTCTTCGTGGTTTTGAACCTATTTACTGCCAATCGCAACATGAACTATTTTCGGCCCCCTTTCATGATGCTGTAGCGTCATTTTTACAACAAGAATCAGAACATATTGTGGCGTATTTCAATCAGGCCCAAGATGTTTTACCTTTTAATAACGATATAACACCTACCCTTAAAACGACAAACACCCCTAATCCTTTATTAGCGGTGAATAATCATAATGAGAAAACGATATGAAACAAAAACTACTCGCGCTAGCCATAGCAGCATCGCTGGGCTTAGCAGGCTGTGGTCAGCCAGAACAAAATAAACAACAAGCAGCTGACAAGACGGCGATGGAAGAAGAAATGGGTCAGGCTGAACTCGGTTCATTTGGCGTAGATTTATCTGCCCGAAACGAGGCGGTTAAACCTGGCGATGACTTCTTCATGTACGCTGGCGGTACCTGGTACGACAATTACGAGCTTCCTGCAGATAAAACCCGATTTGGTGCTTTTACTGCCCTAGCCGAGCGCAGTGAAGAGCAGGTTAAAAATATTATTGACGGGTTAATGGAAAAAGAAAACTTGAACGCTGATGAGCAGCTTGTTCATGATTTCTTCGTCTCCTATATGGATGTAGAAACCCTTAATGAAAAAGGCCTTACACCTATTTCTGATGTGTTGTCGTCTATTGATGCTATTGCTTCAACCAAAGATTTGACCGAAGTATTTGGTAAAAGTTGGCTCACCGGTGCTAGCTCTCCTATTGATACTGGCATGTGGTACAACCGTTTAGATCCTAATGAGTACCAGCTTAGCGTTGGTGTTGGTGGCCTTAGCTTACCCGATCGCGATTACTACATTAGCGATCACGAAAGGTTCGTAAAAATTCGTGAAGCTTACCTTGCGCACATTGAACAGATGTTAAACTTTGCAGGCGTTGAAAATGCCGCAGAGGAAGCAGCCACTATTCTTCAACTTGAAACCGAAATAGCAAACATCCAGTGGCCGCGTGAAAAACGCCGCGACCGCGACCTTACATTGAATCAAATTGAACGCAGCAAACTTACCGATGCTTATCCTCAATTTGATTGGGACACTTTTCTAGCACAAACCGGCTTTCAAGCCCCTGAACTTAATATCACCCAACCTGAGCCTATCAAAGATGTCATTGATATTATCAATGAGACCAGCCTTGATGACTGGAAGGCTTACCTGACGTACCACACCATTAAAAACAACGCTGGCTTACTATCGGAAGATATTTATTTAGCCAACTTTGATTTCTATGGTACTACGTTAAGTGGTCAGCAAGAGCCTCGCCCTCGCTGGAAACGTGCAGTAAGCCAGATGTCGAGCACGGAATCTCTAGGGTTTGCTATAGGTAAGATATACGTTACTGAGTACTTCCCAGAAAGCTCGAAAGCGCAAATGGCCGAGCTGGTTGAAAATTTACGTACCGCGCTAGGTGAGCGTATCGATAACCTAGACTGGATGGGAGAGGAAACCAAAGTAAATGCGAAAGAAAAGCTTATGGCGTTTCGCCCTAAAATTGGCTACCCAGACAAATGGCAATCTTTCGATGGACTAACCATTAACAGTGATGATTTGGTGGGGAACGTACGTCACCTAAGAGAATTCTTTAAAGCTGAAGATATCGAAAAAGAACTAGATAAAACCGACCGTGAGCGCTGGGGCATGACCCCGCAACGGGTTAACGCGTATTACAACAGTTCGTTTAATGAAATTGTTTTCCCTGCCGCTATTCTTCAGCCGCCGTTTTTCGATCCTAACGCAGATGCCGCGGTAAACTATGGCGCAATCGGCGCAGTTATTGGTCATGAAATGGGACATGGCTTTGACGATCAGGGCTCTAAGTCTGATGCTAATGGTATTCAGCGCAACTGGTGGACTGACTCAGACCGCGCTGCATTTGAGAAAAAAGCAGATATGTTAGCCGAGCAATACAACCAATATGAGCCGATTGAAGGGAACTTCGTTAATGGCCGTAATAGCTTAGGCGAGAATATTGGTGATGTAGGTGGTTTGTCGATGGCTTATCATGCTTACAAACTAAGCTTAAATGGTGAGGAAGCGCCGGTTATTGATGGCCTAACTGGCGATCAACGTTTCTTCCTTGCATGGGCGCAAGTCTGGCGTGAAAAGCGTACCGAGGAAAGCATGTTAAACCAGCTACGTGGTGGAACGCATGCTCCGGGTCGTTACCGTGCACAAGCCCCACGCAACCACGACGCCTGGTATGAAGCGTTTAACGTGCAACCTGGCGATGACTTGTATCTTCCGCCAGAAGAGCGTGTTCGTATTTGGTAATGTAAGTGGATACCCATGCGGACGCTTTGTCCGTGTGGGCTTCTTTGATGACTGTATTTTTAAATGCCGCTTTCATGATTGAAGGCTTTTAACCTCACGTTCGCTTTTAACGTCAACTTCCCGGCGACTTACATGCCGATTTTACTGGTAATAAGACACCGTTTTATTGATATTGTGATAGCACCAATCGTACATAACGCTTAACTGCGTTGCTTGCCTTAGTCACATTTTCCTTAGTATTTTGCCTTTCACCTTCAAGGGCATTACGTAACCAAAAACCATCAATCATGGCTGCGGTAGACAACGCTGCCTCTTTCGCATGCTCTCTAGGGATAAGGTTTGTAAAACTATAAGTTAGGTTGCTTTCTAGTCGTTTGTGGTTAATTCGCTGAAGTCTATGTAAGCCCTCACTATGTAACGACAAAGCCCAAAAGTTTAGCCATGTATTCGTTGCCGACGACTCTTGCTGTTCAACCGAGAAGTTGCTTTCTATAATGGTGTCAATACGCTCTAAATGACTACTAAAACTCCCTTGGAGTTTGAGCTTTTCGAGCAGGTATCGCATAGCGGCTTCAATTAACCCCTGCTTACCGCCGAAATAATGACTAATAATACCGCTTGAAAGACCCGCTTGTTTACTAATTAAACTAATTGTGGCGCTGTGAAACCCGTACTCAGCTATGACCACCAAGGTGGCATCAATTAGCTGCTTCTTTCGAATGGGCTCCATTCCTACTTTTGGCATGTAACTGCTCCATACCGTATGAGCCGCTGCAACGCACTCGAAATGTACGTTACAGCAACCCGTCTTACAGTGAATTAAAACGTTAAACGCGCATTAATGGCAACCGCGCGTGGCGCACCTATCCAAAATGCATTAGGGGCAATGGTAGACGCATAATCTTCATCTAGCACGTTGTTTACGGTTAAGCGAACTTCAAGTTCTTCCATGCCTTGACCTATATTGCTAATGTAACCACCAATATAAAGGTCGCTAACCAAATAATCATCTACTTCAGCGGTATTGTAAATATCGATGAAACGAGAGTCGACATACTTTGTCGATATACCTGCGAAATAATTGTTTTTACTCCAATCTAGGCTAATAACTGCCATGGTATCTGGCGTACCAATAACCGTATTTCCTTTTACAGCTACCAGTGAAGACTCAGCGTTAGTAGTATCGGCAATAGCGGCTTGTGCGCTAGCCAGTGAGTCATACTGCGTACCCGTGCCACCAATGGTTTCAATGTATTCCGACTCGCTTAACGTTAGTGACGTAAATACAGTAAGGTTATCGGTAATCGCAAAGTCTGCAGACATTTCAAAACCGCTAGACTCAATACCACCCACATTTCTATATCCACCTGCCGCGGCTTCTAAGAAGTCGATACCGCTAGCAGTTTCATTGCTGGTGAATTGAATGCGGTTATTGAACTCGATGGTGTAATAAGTAATATTGGCATTGAATTTAGCACTTGAATAACGAAGACCCACATCAATGTTCTCTGCGGTCTCTGGTTCAATGAAGCGTAAATCCGTGTCGTCGCGCTCAAGTTGTGCATCTTTAATTGAAGCGAAGTTTTCACCGTAACCAGCGAAGAGCTCCAACCCATCTACTGCGATAGGCGCTACAAAACCGGCAGAAAATAGCGTGTCAGAATCTGAATTAACCTCTAAGTTGTTAGCGCTGTCGAAATTATCGTTCTTCGCAATATCAACGTTGAAACGCTTAGCGCCTAGACGTACTTTCGCTACCCCAAAATCAATTTCGTCTTCTACATAATACATTAGGGTATCAACGGGGAAACTGCGGTCATACTGTACCCAGTAAGGCGAGTTATTAAAATCGTACCCAATCGCTGAGTCGGTAATTTTGTGCCAGTCTCGGTATTCATCACGCTCATAATCTTCCCACCACAAACCAAAGCGAAGCGTGTTGTCGAATTCGCCTAACTTGGCGTACCAGATACCATCTGCATTAAAACCGATGCGTTCTTTGTTGTAGTGGGTGTGTCGGTATGAACCAACTGGAATTGCACCTTGTTCATGACAGCTTGGATCGTACTCTGCACCCGCGCCACCATAAGGAAAAGTAATTGAGCTTTCGCAGCCAGCAATAGGAGAAAGCTGCATGCCATCGCGGTCGACAAAATAAATATTGCCCAGTGCGCTCCCACCGTAAACCGTATTCCCATTAACCAACTCTGAATGACCTTCAGTGCCGTCATCTTTTACGTCTACAAGATAAGGCGGTACCCAATCACCACGCCCTTCGTTCTCATGATAATAGGCACTAGTAGAAATATCGACCGCGCCAACAGAGAACTCAGCTTTTAAATAAGCCAATAGGTTTTCCCGTAGCGTAGACCAGCCTCGACGATAAGATTGATCTTGATAAGGAATACCCGTCCACTCACTGGTAAGCTGATCCCAGTCTGGGTTTTGCGCATATTGCTCTAGGCTATAGATACGCTGGTAGTTTTCTTCGTGGGTATCGTCGTACGAGACGTAACCAGTTAACGCAACGTTTTCCACCATAGAGGTAACTTTCAACGCTAGATGGTCACGGGTGTTTTCAGCTACCTGATCCATGAAATCACTGCTTTCTTGCGTAGAAAGACTTATCCATGCATACGTATCTTTTAAGATCTCGCCGGTGTCATAACGCACATAGTATTTAGACGCATCGAACTCACCCGCCGTAACACTTGCAACAAAGCCTTCTTCCTCACTAGGATTGATAGTAGTGAAGTTTAAAGTGCCACCCAGCGCTTCATGAGAGCGAGAAGCAATATCGGACGTGCCTTGCGATACCTCAATGGTTTGTAAGTTTTCGGTATCGATATAGCGGTTTGCTTTAGCACCGCCACCATAGTTAGAGTTGCCGTTGGCAATACCATCTACTGTCATACCGATTTGCTGTTCGTTCAAGTTAACTTGAAAGCCGCGAATAACAATAGAAGTAGACCAATCATCGGCCCCAAAGGTATCCCCTTCGTTAATTAGTACACCCGGTAAGTTATCTACAACAGCAAGCACACTGCTTAAATTAGCTTGTTGCTTTTGCATGTCGTCAGAAGCGGCGTTATTAGCGTATGACACGCTTCGGCCAACAACCGTAATTTCCTCTATTTCATTAGATTTATCTTCGGCTATCGCTTCGGCGTGGCTATTCGATGTGCCTGATAATCCGGCAAGTACACTAAGTGCAATGAGATGGTAACGCGTCATGTGTAATGTTCCCTTTTTAATCGTTTGAGTGTGTTTTACCCAACCACCTTAAAAAGCAGATGTGACAGTTACGTTAAGTTAAATTGAACATTCAATTAATAAAAAGTGACAGGAAATGAAAAAAGCGAAAAAAAAAGCCCTTCATGAGAAGGGCTTTCATTAAATAATCTTATTTAACAGTAAGTTAAGATTGCGATACAGCCTTAAAATTAACTTCTTGGTTAGGTGTTTCCGTCACTTTTTTTTTCGCATAAAGCAATGCATCATGCAGGTTGTCATAAATAACGATGCCTGGATGATTAACACAGATACTCTCTAACACTTCGTTCACAGCGGCATTAGCACCGCAGATCACTAACTGTCTACCAGCCGCTATAGCATCCACAGTCACTGTTTCTACCGCCATTGCTGCAGAGACATCCACAGTAGGCACACGGGTGAAATCTAAGATCATCACCTTCGATCCCGCTTTCACGTTATCTCTTACATGGTGACCTACATCAGCAGCAGCACCAAAGCTTAACGGGCCACCGAAGCTGAAAATAGAGACCTTGCCTTTAAGCGACTCAAGTAATGCATTTTCTTCTGGATCGTTAAGCGACTCTGGAATTTTGCGAAGCTCTTCTAATTGCAAGTGAGCAACTTGGCGCACATAAGCAAGGGCTGCGAATACCACGCCCACACCCACAGCAGTGATAAGGTCAACAAACACAGTGAGTGCAAGTACCAATATCATCAGACCGAAGTCCCAACGAGGCCCCTTATGAGCACGCTTTAAGTAGCTCCAATCGATAATATCTAAGCCCACTTTAACCAAAATACCAGCAAGTACAGCATGAGGAATTTGCGCCGCGAGCGGGCTAAGACCCAACACTATCGCAAGTAAAACCAATGCGTGAACCATACCCGAAATACGGTCTTTACCACCGCTACGAATATTCACAACCGTTCGCATGGTTGCACCGGCACCCGCAATACCACCAATTAAACCCGCTACGGTGTTACCAATACCCTGACCGATTAGCTCTCTATTGCTGTCATGACGAGTACGGGTCATGTTGTCTGCTACCAATGACGTCAACAAACTGTCGATAGCGCCAAGAACTGCAAGAATAAACGCAGCTTCTAAAATTAGTAATGCTGTACCTTGCTCGAATACTGGCATTTGGATGCTTGGTAAGCCCGTAGGAATTTGACCTAAGATAGGTACAGATAACGCCAAGCTTACAAGAGTACCAATGATCAGTGCTGCTAGCGCACCCGGTACATATTTACCTAATGACGCAGGCCATTTGTAGGCAATAATTAATGTACCAATACCTAAGCCTAGCGTTGCAAAATTAATATCTGCAAGTGCTGTGGGTAGATAGCTTAATGCGCCAATAGTGCCACCTGGAGGCTCATGCCCCAACAAGCGGCCTAATTGTAGAATGATAATAATGGCACCAATACCCGACATAAAGCCTGAAATAACAGGGTATGGAACTAGGCGGATATATTCCCCAACTTTTAAGAAGCCGAAGATAATTTGAAAAATACCGGCGAGTATAACTGCGGTAAAGATCAAGCTTGCATCGCCTGAGAGGCTGGCAAACAAACCTGCTAATACAACAACCATAGGCCCTGTAGGCCCAGAGATTTGTGAGGGTGTGCCACCAAACAACGCGGCGAAGAAACCCACCGCAATAGCACCATAAAGGCCGGCCATCGGACCAAGTCCTGAGGCTACCCCTAGCGCTAAGGCTAGCGGCAAGGCAACAATACCGGCGGTTAAACCACCGGTGATGTCACCACGTAAATTACTTACATTTAACTTAAACATGGAATGTTTCCTAAATTCTTATCGCGCAAAAGTGCTTATCGCTTAAGCTGCGCTTCTGCGTGAGATTGATCCATTACCTCAAACTCACCAGACTCGCTGTTGTAGCACAACACTTCGCCACTACCTATATTATAAACCCAACCATGAAGCGTAACGTGTTTGTTCGCAATTTTTGCGGCAACAGCAGGGTGTGTACGTAAATGCTGAATTTGCTGTACCACGTTTTCTTTCGTTACATCTTCTAGGTGATCGTGGGTTAGTTCAGAACAACCACTACGCTCTTTAACAACTTCAGTTGCAGCGCGACAATGGCCCAGCCACTCTTTAACGTGCGGCAATGAAGAAAGCCCTTCTGGCTTTAATGCGCCTTTCATTGCGCCACAATCTGTATGTCCACAAACAACGATATGCGTAACGCCTAGTGCTGCAACAGCAAATTCGATTGAGGCAGTCATACCGCCCGTTTGGTTGCTATGCGGCGGCACGATGTTGCCCGCGTTACGACAGATAAACAATTCACCCGGCTCGGTTTGCGTTACCAAGTTTGGATCTATACGAGAGTCTGAACACGTGATGAAAAGCACTTCTGGGTTCTGACCGTTCGCCAGTTTTTGGAAAGCTGCTTTTTTATTTGGGTACACTTCCTTCTGGAATTTCGCAACACCCGAAATAACGTGGTCCATAAATTTCTCCATTAAATAATAATTATTGTCTTTAACTGTCTGCACCAGTGTCACCTGATAGATTAATAGTTTAATATACTAGTTCGTGATAGCCCACACCTATCAAGCGTGAGAATTAAAAAAATTAAGGCGACGTAATAACCATGTTACTGAACGGTAAAACTCCATCTATTAACCAAATTCGTTATTTTGTTGCAGTAGCTAAATACTTAAGCTTTCGTCAAGCAGCCACAAGCCTAGGTATTAGTCAGCCTACTTTAACGAGTCAAATTAATGCCCTTGAAAACAGTTTAGATTTAGTCTTATTTGAACGTTCAAGAACTGGCACCTTATTATCGCCTCAAGGCAAAGCGCTACTCGAAGCGGCGGAAGAAGTACTTCAAGCGAATCACCGTTTCAATGAAATAGCACGGGATCTGGCTGAAGGTGAAGTGGTTACTTTCCGCCTTGGTATCCCCCCTACGCTTGGTCCTTACTTGTTGCCCCATATTTTACCCGAATTGCATCAGCGCAAGCCAGGGCTTCGATTCTACGTGCGAGAAGCTGCACCACAGGCACTACAACATGGATTGCTGCACGGTGAATACGACTTAATTATCTCACCACTTTCCAGTGAATATTCGCAGCTTATAACTGAGCCTCTGTTTAACGAACCGCTTAAATTCGTTGTGCCTTCTGATCATAAGCTTGCCGGAAATGCTTTTGTTCGCCCTGAGCAAATTGCTGGAGAAAAAGTACTCACGCTAGAAGATAGACACCACTTTCATCATCAAGTGCAACATATTTGCGATGAAATTGGCGCAGACCTGCAACGAGACTATGAAGGAACAAGCCTAGATACACTGCGACAAATGGTAGTCATGGGTATGGGCGTTGCATTTTTGCCGGGGCTATATATACATTCAGAGTTGCATCACCCTGAAGCACTTCACGTTTGTGAAATAGAGGGTATGCCTATTGAAAGGCAGCACTCCTTGGCATGGAGAAATACCGCCCCGGGGCGCAAGACCTTTAGAGAAATTACCTCTGTGATAAGAGATATTATAGGTAATCGACTTTCCACTGCGGTGGAAGTTATTAACGATTAATCACTTGTCTAGATATTATCACGAGCTACCCCATGTTCATGACACGATTGATAAAAAAAATGGTATATTTGCGTTAATACATGAACAAAATTCATAAATTATGATTGAACGTCAGCACCTTAAAATAATTAGCGCTATTCATAAACACGGCACCATGACGGAAGCTGCCAAGTCGTTGTTCGTTACTCAGTCAGCGCTTAGTCATTCGATGAAAAAGCTTGAAGCAAGCTTTTCGTTGCCACTGTGGCAAAAGGAAGGGCGAAGGTTAGTGTTAACCCAAGCT
The nucleotide sequence above comes from Alteromonas naphthalenivorans. Encoded proteins:
- a CDS encoding regulatory protein RecX gives rise to the protein MSEFDRKFITDAITRMLARREHSFSEICRKLAQKGIESEAFMPVLEAFREADIQSDERFAESRARALYMKGSGPRKIKLDLQQYGVDELAAEQALDEIEPDWFEKAKWVKDKKFGPFKETDFKLLMKQKQFLQYRGFYSEHIEYAVKGE
- a CDS encoding GNAT family N-acetyltransferase, giving the protein MEYKVKVVSAVSDVPQATWDALAEGEGPFLRYDFLNALEQSACCDEASGWFPQHLVIEQAQTTDQAAINKDACPSSVESTVIAIIPGYLKTHSYGEYVFDHSWANAYHQHGIPYYPKWVAAIPFTPVSGSRILTHEKAPFSDALLALISQTVQSMGEEAVSSCHWLFTNSLTQALLANHSGLLTRYAVQFQWHNYQYTNFDSFLNALTSRKRRDMKKTQRKLVEQGIRYHHLTGSEITDEVIDFFLQCYQATYLKRSGHTGYLNETFFRQLRNTMAKNMLIVTAYKHDSPIASALFFFDDTGLYGRYWGALEEVSGLHFACCYFEGIAFAIEKKLPLFNPGTQGEHKILRGFEPIYCQSQHELFSAPFHDAVASFLQQESEHIVAYFNQAQDVLPFNNDITPTLKTTNTPNPLLAVNNHNEKTI
- a CDS encoding M13 family metallopeptidase, with the protein product MKQKLLALAIAASLGLAGCGQPEQNKQQAADKTAMEEEMGQAELGSFGVDLSARNEAVKPGDDFFMYAGGTWYDNYELPADKTRFGAFTALAERSEEQVKNIIDGLMEKENLNADEQLVHDFFVSYMDVETLNEKGLTPISDVLSSIDAIASTKDLTEVFGKSWLTGASSPIDTGMWYNRLDPNEYQLSVGVGGLSLPDRDYYISDHERFVKIREAYLAHIEQMLNFAGVENAAEEAATILQLETEIANIQWPREKRRDRDLTLNQIERSKLTDAYPQFDWDTFLAQTGFQAPELNITQPEPIKDVIDIINETSLDDWKAYLTYHTIKNNAGLLSEDIYLANFDFYGTTLSGQQEPRPRWKRAVSQMSSTESLGFAIGKIYVTEYFPESSKAQMAELVENLRTALGERIDNLDWMGEETKVNAKEKLMAFRPKIGYPDKWQSFDGLTINSDDLVGNVRHLREFFKAEDIEKELDKTDRERWGMTPQRVNAYYNSSFNEIVFPAAILQPPFFDPNADAAVNYGAIGAVIGHEMGHGFDDQGSKSDANGIQRNWWTDSDRAAFEKKADMLAEQYNQYEPIEGNFVNGRNSLGENIGDVGGLSMAYHAYKLSLNGEEAPVIDGLTGDQRFFLAWAQVWREKRTEESMLNQLRGGTHAPGRYRAQAPRNHDAWYEAFNVQPGDDLYLPPEERVRIW
- the betI gene encoding transcriptional regulator BetI; translated protein: MPKVGMEPIRKKQLIDATLVVIAEYGFHSATISLISKQAGLSSGIISHYFGGKQGLIEAAMRYLLEKLKLQGSFSSHLERIDTIIESNFSVEQQESSATNTWLNFWALSLHSEGLHRLQRINHKRLESNLTYSFTNLIPREHAKEAALSTAAMIDGFWLRNALEGERQNTKENVTKASNAVKRYVRLVLSQYQ
- a CDS encoding TonB-dependent receptor domain-containing protein, coding for MTRYHLIALSVLAGLSGTSNSHAEAIAEDKSNEIEEITVVGRSVSYANNAASDDMQKQQANLSSVLAVVDNLPGVLINEGDTFGADDWSTSIVIRGFQVNLNEQQIGMTVDGIANGNSNYGGGAKANRYIDTENLQTIEVSQGTSDIASRSHEALGGTLNFTTINPSEEEGFVASVTAGEFDASKYYVRYDTGEILKDTYAWISLSTQESSDFMDQVAENTRDHLALKVTSMVENVALTGYVSYDDTHEENYQRIYSLEQYAQNPDWDQLTSEWTGIPYQDQSYRRGWSTLRENLLAYLKAEFSVGAVDISTSAYYHENEGRGDWVPPYLVDVKDDGTEGHSELVNGNTVYGGSALGNIYFVDRDGMQLSPIAGCESSITFPYGGAGAEYDPSCHEQGAIPVGSYRHTHYNKERIGFNADGIWYAKLGEFDNTLRFGLWWEDYERDEYRDWHKITDSAIGYDFNNSPYWVQYDRSFPVDTLMYYVEDEIDFGVAKVRLGAKRFNVDIAKNDNFDSANNLEVNSDSDTLFSAGFVAPIAVDGLELFAGYGENFASIKDAQLERDDTDLRFIEPETAENIDVGLRYSSAKFNANITYYTIEFNNRIQFTSNETASGIDFLEAAAGGYRNVGGIESSGFEMSADFAITDNLTVFTSLTLSESEYIETIGGTGTQYDSLASAQAAIADTTNAESSLVAVKGNTVIGTPDTMAVISLDWSKNNYFAGISTKYVDSRFIDIYNTAEVDDYLVSDLYIGGYISNIGQGMEELEVRLTVNNVLDEDYASTIAPNAFWIGAPRAVAINARLTF
- a CDS encoding SulP family inorganic anion transporter translates to MFKLNVSNLRGDITGGLTAGIVALPLALALGVASGLGPMAGLYGAIAVGFFAALFGGTPSQISGPTGPMVVVLAGLFASLSGDASLIFTAVILAGIFQIIFGFLKVGEYIRLVPYPVISGFMSGIGAIIIILQLGRLLGHEPPGGTIGALSYLPTALADINFATLGLGIGTLIIAYKWPASLGKYVPGALAALIIGTLVSLALSVPILGQIPTGLPSIQMPVFEQGTALLILEAAFILAVLGAIDSLLTSLVADNMTRTRHDSNRELIGQGIGNTVAGLIGGIAGAGATMRTVVNIRSGGKDRISGMVHALVLLAIVLGLSPLAAQIPHAVLAGILVKVGLDIIDWSYLKRAHKGPRWDFGLMILVLALTVFVDLITAVGVGVVFAALAYVRQVAHLQLEELRKIPESLNDPEENALLESLKGKVSIFSFGGPLSFGAAADVGHHVRDNVKAGSKVMILDFTRVPTVDVSAAMAVETVTVDAIAAGRQLVICGANAAVNEVLESICVNHPGIVIYDNLHDALLYAKKKVTETPNQEVNFKAVSQS
- a CDS encoding carbonic anhydrase → MDHVISGVAKFQKEVYPNKKAAFQKLANGQNPEVLFITCSDSRIDPNLVTQTEPGELFICRNAGNIVPPHSNQTGGMTASIEFAVAALGVTHIVVCGHTDCGAMKGALKPEGLSSLPHVKEWLGHCRAATEVVKERSGCSELTHDHLEDVTKENVVQQIQHLRTHPAVAAKIANKHVTLHGWVYNIGSGEVLCYNSESGEFEVMDQSHAEAQLKR